The Caballeronia sp. TF1N1 genome includes a window with the following:
- a CDS encoding aspartate aminotransferase family protein, whose amino-acid sequence MSRNNDATFWRNAKQHLIRYGGTFEPMIIERAKGSFVYDADDRPILDFTSGQMSAVLGHSHPEIVAVISEYAGKLDHLFSGMLSRPVVDLAMRLADITPEGLDRALLLSTGAESNEAAIRMAKLVTGGYEVVGFAQSWHGMTGHAAAATYSAGRKGVGPAAVGSFAIPAPFTYRPQFERNGAYDYLAELDYAFALIDRQSSGNLAAFIAEPILSSGGIIELPEGYMAALKRKCEERGMLLILDEAQTGIGRTGNMFACQRDGVTPDILTLSKTLGAGLPLAAIVTSAAIEERAHELGYLFYTTHVSDPLPAAVGLRVLDVVEREGLVARANIMGERLRRGLQNLMERFDCIGDVRGRGLLLGVEIVKDRRTKQPDDGLGAKITRECMNLGLSMNIVQLPGMGGVFRIAPPLTVREEEIDLGLDLLGQAIQRSL is encoded by the coding sequence GTGTCCCGGAATAACGACGCAACGTTTTGGCGCAACGCGAAGCAGCATCTGATCCGCTACGGCGGCACGTTCGAACCCATGATCATCGAACGTGCGAAGGGCAGCTTCGTCTACGACGCGGATGATCGTCCCATTCTCGACTTCACCTCGGGACAGATGAGCGCGGTGCTCGGCCACAGCCATCCCGAGATCGTCGCGGTCATCAGCGAATACGCCGGCAAGCTCGACCATCTCTTCAGCGGGATGCTTTCGCGGCCTGTCGTCGATCTGGCGATGCGCCTCGCCGACATCACGCCCGAAGGCCTCGACCGCGCGCTGTTGCTCAGCACGGGCGCCGAGTCGAACGAAGCAGCCATCCGCATGGCGAAGCTCGTCACCGGCGGTTATGAGGTCGTCGGCTTCGCGCAGTCGTGGCACGGCATGACCGGGCACGCGGCCGCCGCGACCTACAGCGCGGGCCGCAAGGGCGTGGGCCCGGCTGCGGTCGGCTCGTTCGCGATTCCGGCTCCGTTCACTTACCGGCCGCAGTTCGAGCGCAACGGCGCCTACGATTACCTCGCGGAACTGGACTACGCGTTCGCGCTCATCGACCGCCAGTCGAGCGGCAATCTCGCCGCGTTCATCGCGGAGCCGATCCTGAGTTCGGGCGGCATCATCGAATTGCCCGAAGGTTACATGGCAGCGCTCAAGCGCAAGTGCGAGGAGCGCGGCATGCTGCTGATTCTCGACGAAGCGCAAACGGGCATCGGCCGCACGGGCAACATGTTCGCGTGCCAGCGCGACGGCGTCACGCCCGACATTCTCACCTTGTCGAAGACACTCGGCGCGGGGCTGCCGCTCGCGGCCATCGTCACGTCGGCGGCCATCGAGGAGCGCGCGCACGAACTCGGCTATCTCTTCTATACGACGCACGTGTCCGACCCGCTCCCCGCCGCCGTCGGTCTGCGCGTGCTGGACGTCGTCGAGCGCGAAGGACTCGTCGCGCGTGCGAACATCATGGGCGAAAGACTCAGGCGCGGCTTGCAAAATCTGATGGAGCGCTTCGACTGTATCGGCGATGTTCGCGGACGCGGTCTTCTGCTCGGCGTGGAGATTGTCAAGGATCGCCGCACCAAGCAGCCCGATGACGGCCTCGGCGCGAAGATCACGCGCGAGTGCATGAATCTCGGCCTCAGCATGAATATCGTGCAGTTGCCGGGCATGGGCGGCGTGTTCCGCATTGCGCCGCCGCTGACCGTGCGCGAGGAAGAGATCGACCTCGGTCTCGATTTGCTCGGACAAGCCATTCAGCGCTCGCTCTGA
- a CDS encoding amidohydrolase, whose product MSLFDEDRIDCHCHIFDPARFPYRDDTPYRPEGQELGTAAQLIRVMDAYGVRHALLVGPTSGYRTDNRCLVDALQTYPARFRGIAVVDNDIGRSELTALRNAGVVGVAFNPAMEGVELVLNAGELFASLADLEMFAQVQVVGDQMATLEPWLARQPVNVLIDHAGRPDSADGIDQKGFQAVLRLAETGRATVKLSGWQKYAHEAYPYEDVWPYAHALLRAFGPEHCIWGSDWPFLRAPERMDYGPLLALFEKIVPDAQVRRQIQWESPRRLFGF is encoded by the coding sequence ATGAGCCTTTTCGATGAAGACAGGATCGACTGTCATTGCCATATCTTCGATCCTGCGCGCTTTCCGTATCGCGACGACACGCCGTATCGCCCTGAAGGTCAGGAACTCGGCACCGCCGCGCAACTGATTCGCGTAATGGATGCCTACGGCGTGCGTCATGCGCTGCTGGTTGGCCCGACGAGCGGCTACCGGACCGACAACCGTTGTCTCGTCGACGCGTTGCAGACTTACCCGGCGCGGTTTCGCGGCATTGCGGTGGTGGATAACGACATCGGCCGAAGCGAACTGACTGCGCTGCGCAATGCGGGTGTGGTCGGCGTCGCGTTCAACCCGGCGATGGAAGGTGTCGAACTCGTGCTGAATGCAGGCGAGCTTTTCGCGTCGCTCGCGGACCTCGAGATGTTCGCGCAGGTTCAGGTGGTTGGCGATCAGATGGCGACGCTCGAGCCCTGGCTCGCGCGGCAACCGGTGAATGTCTTGATCGATCATGCCGGCCGGCCCGATAGCGCGGATGGCATCGATCAGAAAGGCTTTCAGGCGGTGCTTCGGCTCGCAGAGACCGGGCGCGCGACGGTCAAATTGTCGGGCTGGCAAAAGTATGCGCACGAAGCCTATCCGTATGAGGACGTGTGGCCCTACGCTCACGCGTTGTTGCGCGCATTCGGACCGGAGCATTGCATTTGGGGCTCCGATTGGCCGTTCTTGCGCGCGCCAGAGCGGATGGATTATGGGCCGCTGCTTGCGCTTTTCGAGAAGATCGTCCCGGACGCGCAGGTCCGGCGGCAGATTCAGTGGGAGTCGCCGCGTCGGCTATTTGGCTTTTGA
- a CDS encoding FGGY-family carbohydrate kinase yields MSGGYLIGLDYGTDSARGVLVDIESGEVCATHAHRYRHGTLIDALPGGLPLKAGWALQNAPDYLECAEVILAALGRGKRIEAIGIGFTASSPLPASADGTPLSTRFPDDPHAYVKLWKHQSAQPWADEISRERGVHLTKSGGKTSGEWLPAKAAQLAAEAPTLWAQTERFIEAGDWLVWQLTGTEARSSDMARYKAHYSDAGYPPLGVDGLATRSSAPKRIGSSAGTVRREWIERTGMLGEPAVAVAAIDSHVILPAIGATQAGTLVGALGTSAVYMLLDDTERPLPDGIEGVAKDAALPGLWCYEAGQAGFGDALAWFVKTAPLAEDLPANFSAYNASAARLRPGESGLLALDWWNGCRVPLSDPQVSGMLLGLRTTTTRAEIYRAMMESLCFGARTIIELMQSEGAPVTRTILASGLSENNRFLLQLMADVLGKPVSVPDMHNATAVGAAIHGAVAAGVVRDFTDGAARFGARAFQHFEPDAASADVYEALFEQYRMLASRAELREAMHVVSRLALPR; encoded by the coding sequence ATGAGCGGTGGCTACCTGATCGGCCTGGACTACGGAACGGATTCGGCAAGAGGCGTGCTGGTGGATATCGAAAGCGGCGAGGTGTGCGCGACGCATGCGCATCGGTATCGGCATGGCACGCTCATAGACGCGCTTCCGGGCGGGTTGCCGCTGAAGGCGGGCTGGGCTTTGCAAAACGCGCCGGATTATCTCGAATGCGCCGAGGTCATTCTCGCGGCGCTCGGGCGTGGGAAGCGTATCGAGGCTATCGGCATCGGGTTCACGGCGAGTTCGCCATTGCCCGCGTCGGCGGACGGCACGCCGCTTTCCACGCGATTCCCCGACGATCCGCACGCTTACGTCAAGCTCTGGAAGCATCAATCGGCGCAGCCCTGGGCCGACGAGATCAGCCGTGAACGCGGCGTGCATCTGACTAAGTCGGGAGGCAAGACTTCCGGCGAATGGTTGCCCGCGAAGGCGGCGCAGCTTGCCGCGGAAGCGCCCACACTTTGGGCGCAGACGGAGCGATTCATCGAGGCGGGCGACTGGCTCGTGTGGCAGCTCACCGGAACGGAGGCGCGAAGCTCCGATATGGCGCGCTACAAGGCCCACTATTCGGATGCGGGTTACCCACCCCTTGGCGTCGATGGACTCGCCACGCGATCGAGCGCGCCGAAGCGTATTGGATCGTCGGCGGGAACGGTGCGGCGCGAGTGGATCGAGCGCACAGGCATGCTCGGCGAACCGGCCGTGGCGGTCGCGGCTATCGATTCGCACGTGATTCTTCCCGCGATCGGCGCGACGCAAGCGGGCACGCTCGTCGGCGCGCTGGGGACATCGGCGGTGTACATGTTGCTCGATGACACCGAGCGTCCCTTGCCCGACGGTATCGAAGGCGTGGCGAAGGATGCGGCGCTTCCCGGTCTATGGTGCTACGAAGCAGGGCAGGCCGGTTTCGGCGATGCGCTCGCGTGGTTCGTCAAAACCGCGCCGCTGGCGGAGGACTTGCCGGCGAACTTCTCGGCGTACAACGCGAGCGCGGCGCGTTTGCGGCCGGGTGAGTCGGGACTGCTCGCGCTCGACTGGTGGAACGGCTGCCGCGTGCCGCTTTCCGACCCGCAGGTGAGCGGCATGCTGCTTGGCTTGCGCACGACCACGACACGCGCGGAGATTTATCGGGCGATGATGGAATCGCTGTGCTTCGGCGCACGCACGATCATCGAGCTGATGCAGAGCGAGGGCGCGCCGGTCACGCGGACCATCCTCGCGAGCGGCTTGAGCGAGAACAATCGCTTCCTGCTTCAGTTGATGGCGGACGTGCTCGGCAAGCCGGTCTCGGTGCCCGACATGCACAACGCAACGGCGGTCGGCGCCGCGATTCATGGCGCCGTCGCGGCGGGCGTGGTGCGGGATTTCACGGACGGTGCGGCTCGCTTCGGCGCGCGGGCGTTCCAGCATTTCGAACCGGACGCCGCGTCGGCGGATGTTTATGAAGCGTTGTTCGAGCAGTATCGGATGCTTGCCTCGCGTGCGGAATTGCGGGAGGCCATGCACGTGGTTTCGCGGCTTGCGTTACCTCGGTGA
- a CDS encoding SDR family NAD(P)-dependent oxidoreductase → MKVDKQSFAGRHAFITGGSRGIGFQTAIALGEAGAAVTISDLTDHAVSEAVDKLRAAGVDASGVVLDVTDPDQCDRVALELNGGAAVDVLVANAGIAWPDTPAEEMSNEAWLKVIDTNLNGTFWTCRAFGRHMLAKGKGSIVTVGSMSGVISNKPQRQVQYNASKAAVHHLTKSLAGEWAERNVRVNCVAPTYVNTVMSNVTAKDERFFKPWMDNTPMRRMVEPEEVALAIAFLASDAASAITGTILLTDAGYTIW, encoded by the coding sequence ATGAAAGTGGACAAGCAAAGCTTCGCAGGGCGGCACGCGTTCATCACCGGCGGCAGCCGGGGCATTGGCTTTCAGACCGCCATCGCGTTAGGCGAAGCGGGCGCGGCGGTGACCATATCGGACCTGACGGATCATGCGGTGAGCGAAGCCGTCGACAAGCTGCGCGCGGCCGGCGTCGATGCCAGCGGCGTGGTGCTCGACGTCACCGACCCGGATCAATGCGACCGCGTCGCGCTCGAACTGAATGGCGGCGCAGCGGTCGATGTGCTCGTCGCCAACGCAGGCATTGCGTGGCCCGACACGCCCGCCGAGGAGATGAGCAACGAAGCGTGGCTCAAGGTGATCGACACCAATCTCAACGGCACGTTCTGGACGTGCCGCGCGTTCGGGCGTCATATGCTCGCCAAGGGCAAAGGCTCGATCGTGACCGTGGGTTCCATGTCCGGCGTCATCTCCAACAAACCGCAACGGCAGGTGCAATACAACGCGTCGAAAGCGGCGGTGCATCATCTGACGAAGTCGCTCGCGGGCGAATGGGCGGAGCGCAACGTGCGCGTCAATTGCGTCGCGCCGACCTACGTCAACACGGTCATGTCGAACGTGACGGCAAAGGACGAGCGCTTCTTCAAGCCGTGGATGGACAACACGCCGATGCGCCGCATGGTGGAACCGGAGGAAGTGGCATTGGCGATTGCGTTTCTGGCGTCGGACGCGGCGAGCGCAATCACCGGCACCATCCTGCTCACCGATGCGGGCTACACCATCTGGTGA
- a CDS encoding mandelate racemase/muconate lactonizing enzyme family protein, which translates to MKIVEIREKTVPISSPIRNAYIDFSKMTLSLVAVVTDVIRDGKPVVGYGFNSNGRYGQGKLMRERFIPRILEADPSTLLDDTGNNIDPHKVWATMFMNEKPGGHGERSVAIGTIDMAIWDAVAKIEGKPLFQLLADRHGNGQPDRKVFVYAAGGYYYPGQDHGKLKDEMRSYIDRGYTVVKKKIGGASLDEDLRRIDSILSILQDGQKLAVDANGRFDLDTAIQYAKALSQYDLFWYEEPGDPLDFELQATLRNYYDKPMATGENLFSMQDARNLIRYGGMRADRDWLQFDCALSYGLVEYLRTLDMLHQHGWSPSRCVPHGGHQMSLNIAAGLGLGGNESYPDLFQPYGGFPDGVKVEDGYITMPDLPGIGFEGKADLYAEMTKLSA; encoded by the coding sequence ATGAAGATCGTCGAAATCCGCGAAAAGACCGTTCCGATCAGTTCGCCCATCCGTAATGCATATATCGACTTCAGCAAGATGACGCTGAGTCTCGTCGCGGTCGTGACCGACGTGATCCGCGACGGCAAGCCTGTCGTCGGTTACGGCTTCAACTCGAACGGCCGCTACGGTCAGGGCAAGCTCATGCGCGAGCGCTTCATTCCGCGCATCCTCGAAGCAGACCCAAGCACGCTCCTCGACGATACCGGCAACAACATCGATCCCCACAAGGTGTGGGCGACCATGTTCATGAACGAGAAGCCGGGCGGTCACGGCGAGCGTTCGGTGGCTATTGGGACCATCGACATGGCGATCTGGGACGCGGTCGCGAAGATAGAAGGCAAGCCGCTTTTTCAGTTGCTCGCGGACCGTCATGGCAATGGCCAGCCGGACCGCAAGGTGTTCGTGTATGCGGCAGGCGGCTACTACTATCCGGGCCAGGACCACGGCAAGCTCAAGGACGAGATGCGCAGCTACATCGACCGGGGCTATACGGTCGTCAAAAAGAAGATTGGCGGCGCTTCGCTCGATGAAGACCTGCGCCGTATCGATTCGATCCTGAGCATTCTGCAGGACGGCCAGAAGCTCGCGGTGGACGCCAACGGCCGCTTCGATCTCGACACGGCTATTCAGTACGCCAAGGCGCTCTCGCAATACGATCTCTTCTGGTACGAAGAGCCGGGCGATCCGCTCGACTTCGAGTTGCAAGCCACGCTGCGCAACTACTACGACAAGCCGATGGCCACCGGCGAAAACCTCTTTTCGATGCAGGACGCGCGCAACCTGATTCGCTACGGCGGCATGCGTGCCGACCGCGACTGGCTGCAGTTCGATTGCGCGCTGAGTTACGGTCTCGTCGAATATCTGCGCACGCTCGACATGCTGCATCAGCACGGCTGGTCGCCGAGCCGCTGCGTTCCGCACGGCGGGCACCAGATGTCGTTGAATATCGCGGCCGGGCTGGGGCTTGGCGGCAACGAGTCGTATCCTGATCTGTTCCAGCCCTACGGCGGTTTCCCGGATGGCGTGAAGGTCGAAGACGGCTATATCACCATGCCCGACTTGCCCGGCATCGGTTTCGAGGGCAAGGCCGACCTTTACGCCGAGATGACGAAGCTGTCGGCGTGA
- a CDS encoding LysR substrate-binding domain-containing protein yields MSGAARALDLTPPAATKRLGIMEKRLGAQLVNRTTRSISLTPEGETYLRYATQIVEQVREMEEAITGARTDPQGLLRINATLGFGRTTIAPLVSEFAKRFPRVEVQFEVTDRPVDLIEGAFDMAIRFGELPDSRLSARRIMSNRRFLCASPKYLERFGTPEKIEDLLQHRCIIHRQNDDAYGVWRFIDEEHTEALKVRGALSSNDGDIVLRWALDGHGILIRSEWDLAKYVQSGRLEIVLPNAVLPSADLFVYYPRQRNQTARARAFIDFLVERFQAPFIPVDAGKLVRERKKRGARR; encoded by the coding sequence ATGTCCGGCGCGGCGCGCGCACTCGATCTCACGCCGCCCGCAGCGACCAAGCGGCTCGGCATCATGGAAAAGCGGCTGGGCGCGCAGCTCGTCAACCGCACCACGCGCAGCATCAGCCTCACGCCGGAAGGCGAAACCTATCTGCGCTATGCAACGCAGATCGTGGAGCAAGTGCGCGAAATGGAAGAAGCGATCACGGGCGCGCGCACCGATCCGCAAGGGCTGCTGCGCATCAACGCGACGCTCGGCTTCGGCCGCACGACCATTGCGCCGCTCGTGTCCGAGTTTGCAAAGCGCTTTCCTCGGGTCGAGGTTCAGTTCGAAGTGACGGATCGGCCCGTCGATCTGATCGAAGGTGCGTTCGATATGGCGATACGTTTCGGCGAACTGCCCGACAGCCGCTTGAGCGCGAGACGCATCATGAGCAACCGGCGCTTTCTTTGCGCATCGCCGAAATATCTCGAACGCTTCGGCACGCCCGAAAAGATCGAAGACTTGCTGCAGCACCGCTGCATCATCCATCGGCAGAACGACGATGCCTATGGCGTATGGCGATTCATCGACGAAGAGCACACGGAAGCGCTGAAAGTGCGCGGCGCGTTATCCAGCAACGATGGCGATATCGTCCTGCGCTGGGCGCTCGACGGACACGGCATTCTTATCCGCTCGGAATGGGACCTGGCGAAGTATGTACAGAGCGGACGGCTCGAAATCGTGCTGCCGAACGCCGTGCTGCCATCGGCCGATCTCTTCGTCTATTACCCGCGGCAACGCAACCAGACCGCACGCGCCCGTGCGTTTATCGACTTCCTGGTTGAGCGCTTTCAGGCGCCGTTCATTCCCGTCGATGCCGGCAAGCTCGTGCGCGAGCGCAAGAAACGCGGCGCCCGCCGTTGA
- a CDS encoding glycosyltransferase family 39 protein produces MRPAYSLKTHSLADTAPLLPWAAALAILHIATNGEYGFHRDELSTLEDARSLAWGYVGVPPFIPFLARGAFALFGPSLTGLRFFSSLAMGIAFVLTGLIARELGGSRRAQIVAALAAAISSVALSAGALYQYVSFDYLWWVAAAYCAVRLLSTDDARWCLGVGAAIGIGLLTKYTIAFLAAGIAAGLLFTPARRYFRSAWLWLGVALVGVIVLPHLIWQFQHDFITLDFLQSIHARDVRMGRGNGFLLGQFWITTSPFTVPLWLAGLYYLFAVGEGKRFRVLGWMFVVPLVLFVVAKGRDYYMAPAYPMLLAAGAVWAEQRMASLNMRHAAAIRWSVCVVLAIGAVLGAAPVLPIAPVGSTWWRFADRVNGGNFNEELGWPDMAESVARIRDTLPEGQRASVGILVADTGQAGAIDLFGARLKLPSPISGANSHWFRGYGDPPPKPLIVVGFPSDIVQRELASCRMAARLTNRFGIANSTVSGRDIFVCEAPRQPWPQFWRGIQVYG; encoded by the coding sequence ATGCGGCCAGCCTATAGCCTGAAAACGCATTCACTCGCCGACACCGCGCCACTGCTCCCATGGGCTGCGGCGCTGGCGATTTTGCATATCGCGACCAATGGCGAATACGGCTTTCATCGCGATGAACTGTCCACGTTGGAAGACGCGCGCTCGCTCGCGTGGGGTTACGTCGGCGTCCCGCCGTTCATTCCGTTTCTTGCGCGAGGCGCGTTCGCGCTGTTCGGGCCGTCGCTGACCGGCTTGCGCTTTTTCTCGTCGCTGGCAATGGGCATCGCCTTCGTGCTCACGGGCCTGATTGCGCGCGAGCTCGGAGGAAGCAGACGGGCGCAGATCGTCGCCGCATTGGCCGCTGCTATTAGCAGTGTCGCGTTGAGCGCGGGCGCGCTTTATCAGTACGTCAGTTTCGACTATCTATGGTGGGTCGCGGCCGCATACTGCGCGGTGCGCCTGCTGTCCACGGACGATGCACGATGGTGTCTCGGCGTTGGCGCTGCCATCGGCATCGGCTTGTTGACGAAGTACACCATCGCGTTTCTGGCAGCGGGTATCGCCGCGGGCTTGCTCTTTACACCCGCCCGTCGATACTTCCGCAGCGCGTGGCTATGGCTCGGCGTCGCGCTCGTCGGCGTGATCGTGCTGCCTCACTTGATCTGGCAGTTTCAGCACGACTTCATCACACTGGATTTCCTGCAGAGCATTCACGCTCGCGACGTCCGCATGGGACGCGGCAACGGGTTCCTGCTCGGTCAGTTCTGGATCACGACAAGCCCGTTCACGGTTCCCTTGTGGCTCGCGGGACTCTACTATCTTTTCGCCGTCGGGGAAGGAAAGCGGTTTCGCGTGCTTGGCTGGATGTTCGTCGTGCCGCTCGTGTTGTTCGTCGTGGCGAAGGGCCGCGACTACTATATGGCGCCTGCTTATCCGATGTTGCTCGCGGCGGGCGCGGTGTGGGCGGAGCAACGGATGGCATCGCTCAACATGCGCCACGCAGCGGCGATTCGCTGGTCCGTGTGCGTCGTGCTCGCAATCGGCGCGGTGCTGGGCGCGGCACCCGTACTGCCGATTGCTCCGGTCGGATCGACATGGTGGCGCTTTGCGGATCGCGTCAATGGCGGCAACTTCAACGAAGAGCTCGGGTGGCCCGACATGGCGGAAAGCGTCGCGCGCATTCGCGACACACTTCCGGAGGGGCAACGTGCGAGCGTCGGCATTCTCGTCGCCGATACGGGCCAGGCCGGCGCCATCGATCTATTCGGCGCGCGCTTGAAGCTGCCGAGCCCGATCTCCGGCGCCAACTCACACTGGTTTCGCGGATACGGCGACCCGCCGCCGAAGCCGCTGATCGTCGTGGGTTTTCCGAGCGATATCGTGCAGCGTGAGTTGGCGTCGTGCCGTATGGCCGCGCGTCTCACGAACCGCTTCGGGATTGCAAACAGCACGGTAAGTGGCCGCGATATCTTCGTATGCGAAGCACCGCGCCAACCGTGGCCGCAATTCTGGCGCGGCATACAGGTCTATGGATAG